CATTGCATTTATGTTTAAATTATATTATTTCACTATTTAGTTCTAATTATACATGCATTATTTAGAATGTCAACAAAACAGTATTTCATCATTTAAACAAATCTAGTAAGTAATTTAAATTATTTACATATTTTATTGTTTTATATTGACAATTTATTGACAATGCCATAAAATATAACATATACAGTGAGTGTACCTAACAAATTGTTAGCGGTACAGGGAACCATCCTACACGTAGATAACTCTACGGAGTCGCTTCCAAAGTGATTTCGTAGAGCTTTTTTTGTTTGAAATTAATAAATGGGGGCGGTAGATATTAATTAATAATCGATATCTACTCCAGTTTAAGTTCAGGGGGATAGCAGTTATTAATTGCTATCTCCAAAGAGAAAATATAAGAGGGGGTCTAGGCATGGATTTTATAATAAGACCAGTAAAAATTGAAGACGCAGTATTTATAAATGAAATAAGACGTCAAGATGGAGTTAGAGAAAATATAATGGGGATTACTAGTGAAAGGGTTACGGGAACTGAGGGATTCATAAGTGGACTTACACTCAATGACCATATGCTGGTAGCAGAAGTGGAAGAATATGGAGTTAAAAGAGTAGTTGGAGTTGCATCTCTATCAGTTAACAAATCAAACAGAGTAAGACATTCTGGCAGCATTGGATTAATGGTAAACAGAGACTACCACAGAATGGGAATAGGAAGAGCACTAATGAAAAGTCTAATTGATATAGCAGATAATTGGTTGATGCTTATTAGAATTGAATTAGGAGCTTTTACGGATAATGAAAAAGCAATAAACCTATATAAATCTCTGGGTTTTGTAATAGAAGGGA
This DNA window, taken from Clostridium estertheticum, encodes the following:
- a CDS encoding GNAT family N-acetyltransferase; this translates as MDFIIRPVKIEDAVFINEIRRQDGVRENIMGITSERVTGTEGFISGLTLNDHMLVAEVEEYGVKRVVGVASLSVNKSNRVRHSGSIGLMVNRDYHRMGIGRALMKSLIDIADNWLMLIRIELGAFTDNEKAINLYKSLGFVIEGTKKYAIIRNGKYDNEYLMARYNI